In one Streptomyces sp. NBC_01288 genomic region, the following are encoded:
- a CDS encoding SpoIIE family protein phosphatase, protein MTTGLHPGGTPQDPPPTGNQPVPRQAPIGHGDLPADNRPRSSVITARAAASFEPVGRSVATARSFVRDTLQGWGFADIIDDAVVLTSELVTNAVVHAGTAADVLCLRSDDGARIEVADHYPEREIPLQGAAITMSSPDREGGRGLQLCAALASRWGVDYTPTKKLVWFQLDLPARPVGTRAAGPSLPAALLPLADGRVRVAVVQIDRAGSIASWNEDAEELFGYAAEQVTGKPLTDLAAWPHTPGTSTGIAEALRLSRWEGTYGVRGADGRVTPVYASHLRVRDTDGEPSTVCLLVRDHERAVLQTPLRGPAPDAASTPDGQNTDPFEVFIGSPAPDDLDGLLQRTVERARDMLDGDSAFLLLATDDETELEVRASTGLPSARQRFARVPVEAGPGRYGSARMPAVHEDLQAVPGAVPLLSGTGMRSVVTVPLKVEGRLTGSLGVAAEGPNKYSNEEALRLQFAADRIALAVESARLGELERLRRGSLSFLVEASDLLAGTLDRDQTLALMAQMTVPTLATWCAVYTIADQSSDPYLSYVLHEDEELIDGIKSLLSKIAPPDPVPTPGARVWAAPAEAAHQAALRTSMRSLGLGEPTRRVSSGIGPTLATASAVGGETVVLPLVARNRVIGMLTLGKPTDEHFRQEILELAEDLSRRAALALDNARLYSERTAISQSLQRSLLPPDLPHIEGVEVEVIYRAAGEGNEVGGDFYDLFPIRDGVYGFAIGDVCGTGPEAAAVTGLARHALRLLAREGFGGPAVLERLNSAILDEGARSRFLTLLYGELWPQEDGSAELKVVCAGHPLPLRLRQDGTVEPAAEPQPLLGVMDDLELYEQTVTLDPGDVLLCVTDGVTERREGTRMLGDDGLTDVLTTCTGLTAGAVAARVMRAVERFASDAPSDDMAILAMRVPGLQKD, encoded by the coding sequence ATGACCACCGGACTGCATCCTGGGGGAACGCCCCAGGATCCCCCGCCGACCGGAAACCAGCCGGTGCCCCGGCAGGCGCCGATCGGCCATGGTGACCTGCCCGCCGACAACAGGCCGAGGAGTTCTGTGATCACCGCGCGCGCGGCCGCCAGCTTCGAGCCCGTCGGACGATCGGTCGCCACCGCGCGGTCCTTCGTCCGCGACACCCTTCAGGGCTGGGGCTTCGCCGACATCATCGACGACGCCGTGGTCCTCACCAGCGAGTTGGTGACCAACGCCGTCGTCCACGCGGGCACGGCCGCGGATGTTCTGTGCCTACGGAGTGACGACGGCGCGAGGATCGAGGTCGCCGACCACTATCCGGAACGCGAGATCCCCCTCCAGGGGGCCGCGATCACCATGAGCAGCCCCGACCGCGAGGGCGGCCGCGGCCTCCAGCTGTGCGCGGCCCTGGCCAGCCGCTGGGGCGTCGACTACACCCCCACGAAGAAGCTGGTCTGGTTCCAACTCGACCTCCCCGCCCGCCCGGTGGGCACCCGCGCGGCAGGCCCGTCCCTGCCGGCCGCCCTGCTCCCGCTCGCCGACGGCAGGGTCCGCGTCGCGGTCGTCCAGATCGACCGTGCGGGCTCCATCGCGTCCTGGAACGAGGACGCCGAGGAACTCTTCGGCTACGCCGCCGAGCAGGTCACCGGCAAGCCCCTCACCGACCTCGCCGCCTGGCCGCACACCCCGGGCACCAGCACCGGCATCGCCGAGGCCCTCCGCCTCTCCCGCTGGGAGGGCACCTACGGCGTCCGCGGCGCCGACGGCCGGGTGACCCCGGTCTACGCCTCCCACCTCCGCGTCCGCGACACGGACGGCGAGCCGTCAACCGTGTGCCTCCTGGTGAGGGACCACGAACGCGCGGTTCTACAGACCCCGTTGCGCGGCCCCGCCCCCGACGCGGCGTCCACCCCGGACGGCCAGAACACCGACCCCTTCGAGGTGTTCATCGGCTCCCCCGCGCCGGACGACCTCGACGGCCTCCTCCAGCGCACGGTCGAGCGCGCCCGCGACATGCTCGACGGAGACTCCGCCTTCCTCCTCCTCGCGACCGACGACGAAACGGAGTTGGAGGTCCGCGCCTCCACCGGCCTGCCCTCCGCCCGCCAGCGCTTCGCGCGCGTGCCCGTCGAGGCGGGCCCCGGCCGCTACGGCTCCGCCCGCATGCCGGCCGTCCACGAGGACCTCCAGGCCGTCCCGGGCGCCGTACCGCTCCTGAGCGGCACCGGAATGCGCTCGGTCGTCACGGTCCCCCTCAAGGTGGAGGGCCGCCTCACCGGCTCCCTGGGAGTGGCCGCCGAAGGCCCCAACAAGTACTCGAACGAAGAAGCGCTACGGCTCCAATTCGCCGCCGACCGCATCGCGTTGGCGGTCGAATCGGCCCGCCTCGGCGAGCTGGAACGCCTGCGCCGCGGCTCCCTCAGCTTCCTCGTCGAGGCCTCCGACCTACTCGCCGGCACCCTGGACCGCGACCAAACCCTGGCCCTGATGGCCCAGATGACGGTCCCGACCCTCGCCACCTGGTGCGCGGTCTACACGATCGCCGACCAGTCCTCGGACCCGTACCTCTCGTACGTCCTCCACGAGGACGAGGAACTCATCGACGGCATCAAGTCGTTGCTCTCGAAGATCGCCCCTCCGGACCCGGTCCCCACCCCCGGCGCCCGCGTCTGGGCCGCCCCCGCCGAGGCCGCCCACCAGGCCGCCCTGCGCACCTCCATGCGCAGCCTCGGCCTCGGCGAACCCACCCGCCGCGTCAGCTCGGGCATCGGCCCAACTCTCGCCACGGCGTCGGCAGTCGGCGGCGAGACGGTCGTCCTCCCCCTGGTCGCCCGCAATCGCGTCATCGGCATGCTGACCCTCGGCAAGCCCACCGACGAACACTTCCGCCAGGAAATCCTGGAACTGGCCGAGGACTTGAGCCGACGGGCCGCCCTCGCCCTCGACAACGCCCGCCTGTACTCGGAGCGCACGGCCATCAGCCAGTCCCTCCAGCGCAGCCTCCTGCCCCCCGACCTCCCGCACATCGAGGGCGTCGAGGTCGAGGTCATCTACCGCGCGGCCGGCGAAGGCAACGAAGTAGGCGGCGACTTCTACGACCTCTTCCCTATCCGGGACGGCGTCTACGGCTTCGCCATCGGCGACGTCTGCGGCACCGGACCCGAGGCGGCCGCGGTCACCGGCCTGGCCCGCCACGCCCTCCGCCTGCTCGCCAGGGAGGGCTTCGGCGGCCCCGCGGTCCTGGAGCGCCTCAACTCCGCGATCCTCGACGAGGGAGCCCGCAGCCGCTTCCTGACGCTCCTCTACGGCGAGTTGTGGCCCCAGGAGGACGGCAGCGCCGAACTGAAGGTGGTCTGCGCCGGCCACCCGCTCCCCCTCCGCCTCCGCCAGGACGGCACGGTCGAACCGGCCGCCGAGCCCCAGCCCCTCCTCGGCGTCATGGACGACCTGGAGCTCTACGAGCAGACGGTCACCCTCGACCCCGGCGACGTCCTCCTGTGCGTCACGGACGGCGTCACGGAACGCCGCGAGGGCACCCGCATGCTCGGCGACGACGGTCTCACCGACGTCCTCACCACCTGCACGGGCCTCACAGCGGGAGCCGTAGCGGCCCGCGTCATGCGCGCGGTCGAACGCTTCGCGTCGGACGCCCCCTCCGACGACATGGCCATCCTGGCGATGCGCGTCCCGGGCCTCCAGAAGGACTGA
- a CDS encoding DegT/DnrJ/EryC1/StrS family aminotransferase yields the protein MLRAAGVGLGDEVVVPAFGNVEVAEAVTLAGGLPVFADIDPVTYCLDVSAVEAAVTPRTAAIVVVHRFGRSADVGRLLGVGQRHGLLVLQQGESEAPYDEVAQRRERAAYLDAKLRGVRTPDGGDGHTYQQYVVRVPGNGRPDRDAFARAVRGRGVECRVPVKTPVHRLPEFRRCVALPETERAADETLALPVDASLTKREMQRIVSACNALGGLLQPAF from the coding sequence ATGCTCAGGGCCGCAGGCGTCGGACTCGGTGACGAGGTCGTCGTGCCGGCGTTCGGGAACGTGGAAGTCGCCGAGGCCGTCACCCTCGCGGGTGGCCTGCCGGTGTTCGCCGACATAGATCCGGTGACCTACTGCCTCGACGTGTCCGCTGTCGAAGCGGCCGTAACTCCGCGTACGGCGGCGATAGTTGTCGTGCATCGATTCGGTCGGTCCGCTGATGTCGGGCGGTTGCTCGGGGTCGGGCAGCGACATGGGCTGCTGGTGTTGCAGCAGGGGGAGTCCGAGGCGCCGTACGACGAAGTCGCTCAGCGGCGGGAGCGGGCTGCGTATCTTGACGCGAAGTTGCGTGGGGTGCGGACGCCGGACGGTGGGGACGGGCACACGTACCAGCAGTACGTCGTGCGGGTGCCGGGGAACGGCCGGCCGGATCGTGACGCCTTCGCTCGGGCCGTGCGCGGTAGGGGAGTTGAGTGCCGGGTGCCGGTGAAGACTCCTGTGCATCGGCTGCCGGAGTTCCGTCGGTGTGTGGCTCTGCCGGAGACCGAGCGGGCCGCGGACGAGACGCTCGCGCTGCCGGTGGACGCCTCGTTGACCAAGCGGGAGATGCAGCGGATCGTTTCTGCGTGCAACGCGCTCGGGGGGCTGTTGCAGCCCGCTTTCTGA
- a CDS encoding ribonuclease J: MSHPHPELAPPPKLPEGGLRVTPLGGLGEIGRNMTVFEYGGRLLIVDCGVLFPEEEQPGIDLILPDFTSIRDRLDDIDGIVLTHGHEDHIGAVPYLLREKADIPLIGSKLTLALIEAKLQEHRIRPYTLEVAEGHRERIGPFDCEFVAVNHSIPDALAVAIRTPAGMVVHTGDFKMDQLPLDGRLTDLHAFARLSEEGIDLLLADSTNAEVPGFVPPERDISNVLRQVFGNARKRIIVASFASHVHRIQQVLDTAHEHGRRVAFVGRSMVRNMGIARDLGYLKVPPGLVVDVKTLDDLPDSQVVLVCTGSQGEPMAALSRMANRDHQIRIVAGDTVILASSLIPGNENAVYRVINGLTRWGANVVHKGNAKVHVSGHASAGELLYFYNICKPKNLMPVHGEWRHLRANAELGAMTGVPHDRIVIAEDGVVVDLIEGKAKISGKVQAGYVYVDGLSVGDVGEPALKDRRILGDEGIISVFLVVDSSTGKITGGPHIQARGSGIDDSAFVDVVPRITEVLERSAQDGVVEPHQLQQLIRRTLGKWVSDNYRRRPMILPVVVEV, from the coding sequence TTGAGTCATCCGCATCCTGAACTCGCCCCGCCGCCCAAGCTCCCCGAAGGCGGCCTGAGGGTCACCCCGCTCGGTGGCCTCGGGGAAATCGGCCGAAACATGACGGTCTTCGAATACGGCGGCCGTCTGCTCATCGTCGACTGCGGCGTGCTCTTCCCTGAGGAGGAGCAGCCCGGGATCGACCTGATCCTGCCGGACTTCACGTCCATCAGGGACCGCCTCGACGACATCGACGGCATCGTCCTCACACATGGCCACGAGGACCACATCGGCGCAGTCCCGTACCTCCTTCGTGAGAAGGCGGACATTCCGCTGATCGGTTCCAAGCTGACCCTCGCCCTCATCGAGGCGAAGCTCCAGGAGCACCGCATCCGGCCGTACACGCTGGAGGTCGCCGAGGGGCACCGCGAGCGCATCGGCCCCTTCGACTGCGAGTTCGTCGCGGTCAACCACTCGATCCCGGACGCGCTGGCGGTCGCCATCCGCACGCCCGCGGGCATGGTCGTCCACACCGGCGACTTCAAGATGGACCAGCTCCCGCTGGACGGTCGTCTCACGGATCTACACGCGTTCGCCCGGCTCAGCGAGGAGGGCATCGACCTGCTCCTCGCCGACTCGACGAACGCCGAGGTCCCGGGCTTCGTCCCGCCCGAGCGAGACATCTCGAACGTCCTGCGGCAGGTCTTCGGCAACGCCCGCAAGCGGATCATCGTGGCGAGCTTCGCCAGCCACGTCCACCGCATCCAGCAGGTCCTGGACACGGCGCACGAGCACGGCCGCAGGGTCGCCTTCGTCGGCCGCTCGATGGTCCGGAACATGGGCATCGCCCGTGACCTCGGCTATCTCAAGGTCCCGCCGGGCCTGGTGGTGGACGTCAAGACACTCGACGACCTCCCGGACAGCCAGGTCGTCCTGGTCTGCACGGGCTCGCAGGGCGAACCGATGGCCGCCCTGTCCCGCATGGCCAACCGCGACCACCAGATCCGCATCGTCGCGGGCGACACGGTGATCCTGGCCTCGTCGCTCATCCCGGGCAACGAGAACGCGGTCTACCGGGTCATCAACGGCCTCACCCGCTGGGGCGCCAACGTCGTCCACAAGGGCAACGCCAAGGTCCACGTCTCCGGACACGCCTCGGCCGGCGAGCTGCTGTACTTCTACAACATCTGCAAGCCGAAGAACCTGATGCCGGTCCACGGCGAATGGCGCCACCTACGGGCCAACGCCGAACTGGGCGCCATGACAGGCGTCCCGCACGACCGCATCGTCATCGCCGAGGACGGCGTGGTCGTCGACCTCATCGAGGGCAAGGCCAAGATCTCGGGCAAGGTCCAGGCGGGTTACGTCTACGTCGACGGCCTCTCGGTCGGCGATGTCGGCGAGCCGGCGCTGAAGGACCGCAGGATCCTGGGGGACGAGGGCATCATCTCGGTCTTCCTCGTCGTGGACTCCTCCACCGGCAAGATCACGGGCGGCCCGCACATCCAGGCCCGCGGCTCCGGCATCGACGACTCCGCCTTCGTGGACGTGGTCCCGAGGATCACGGAGGTCCTGGAGCGCTCGGCCCAGGACGGCGTCGTGGAACCCCACCAGCTGCAGCAACTGATCCGCCGCACGCTGGGCAAGTGGGTCTCCGACAACTATCGGCGCAGGCCGATGATCCTCCCGGTCGTCGTGGAGGTCTGA
- the dapA gene encoding 4-hydroxy-tetrahydrodipicolinate synthase, translating into MAPTSTPQTPFGRVLTAMVTPFTADGALDLDGAQRLATHLVDAGNDGLIINGTTGESPTTSDAEKTDLVRAVLEAVGDRAHVIAGVGTNDTHHSVELARTAERTGAHGLLVVTPYYNKPPQEGLYRHFTAVADAAELPVMLYDIPGRSGVPIGTETLVRLAEHPRIVANKDAKGDLGRASWAIARTGLAWYSGDDMLNLPLLSVGAVGFVSVVGHVVTPELRTLVEAYVSGDVQKATEIHQKLLPVYTGMFRTQGVMTTKAALTLQGLPAGPLRSPMVECSPEEIAQLKIDLAAGGVQL; encoded by the coding sequence ATGGCTCCGACCTCCACTCCGCAGACCCCCTTCGGGCGGGTCCTCACCGCCATGGTCACGCCCTTCACGGCGGACGGCGCACTCGACCTCGACGGCGCTCAGCGGCTCGCTACCCACCTGGTGGACGCAGGCAACGACGGCCTGATCATCAACGGCACCACCGGTGAGTCCCCGACCACCAGCGACGCGGAGAAAACGGATCTCGTACGAGCCGTACTGGAAGCGGTCGGAGACCGCGCCCACGTCATCGCCGGCGTCGGCACGAACGACACCCACCACAGCGTCGAACTCGCCCGCACGGCCGAACGCACCGGCGCACACGGCCTGCTCGTCGTCACGCCGTACTACAACAAGCCCCCGCAGGAGGGCCTCTACCGACACTTCACGGCCGTCGCCGACGCCGCCGAACTGCCGGTCATGCTCTACGACATCCCCGGCCGCAGCGGCGTCCCGATCGGCACCGAGACACTGGTCCGACTCGCCGAGCACCCGCGGATCGTCGCCAACAAGGACGCCAAGGGAGACCTCGGCCGCGCCAGCTGGGCCATCGCCCGGACCGGCCTGGCCTGGTACTCCGGCGACGACATGCTGAACCTGCCGCTGCTCTCCGTGGGCGCGGTCGGCTTCGTCTCGGTCGTCGGCCATGTGGTCACACCCGAGCTGCGCACCCTGGTGGAGGCGTACGTCTCCGGTGACGTCCAGAAGGCCACCGAGATCCACCAGAAGCTGCTCCCCGTCTACACCGGCATGTTCCGCACCCAGGGCGTCATGACCACCAAGGCCGCGCTCACCCTCCAGGGACTGCCCGCCGGACCGCTGCGCTCACCGATGGTCGAGTGCTCGCCCGAGGAGATCGCCCAGCTCAAGATCGATCTTGCCGCCGGCGGGGTACAGCTCTGA
- the thyX gene encoding FAD-dependent thymidylate synthase, whose translation MTDTPADDLKPSFRSDVTVELVKHTASDADVLFAARVSTIGEQSLDEMGKDPERSKGLINYLMRDRHGSPFEHNSMTFFISAPILVFREFMRHRVGWSYNEESGRYRELQPVFYVPGESRKLVQEGRPGKYVFVEGTEAQQELVGRAMEDSYRQSYEAYQEMLAAGVAREVARAVLPVGLFSSMYATCNARSLMHFLGLRTQHELAKVPSFPQREIEMVGEKMEEQWAKLMPLTYAAFNANGRVAP comes from the coding sequence GTGACCGACACTCCCGCCGACGACCTCAAGCCCAGCTTCCGCAGTGACGTGACCGTCGAGCTGGTCAAGCACACCGCGTCCGACGCGGACGTGCTCTTCGCCGCCCGCGTCTCGACGATCGGCGAGCAGTCCCTGGACGAGATGGGCAAGGACCCCGAGCGCTCCAAGGGTCTGATCAACTACCTGATGCGGGACCGGCACGGCAGCCCCTTCGAGCACAACTCGATGACGTTCTTCATCAGCGCCCCGATCCTGGTCTTCCGCGAGTTCATGCGGCACCGGGTGGGCTGGTCGTACAACGAGGAATCGGGAAGGTACCGGGAGCTCCAGCCGGTCTTCTACGTCCCCGGGGAGTCCCGCAAGCTGGTCCAGGAGGGCCGCCCGGGCAAGTACGTCTTCGTGGAGGGCACCGAGGCCCAGCAGGAGCTGGTCGGCCGCGCCATGGAGGACTCGTACCGCCAGTCGTACGAGGCGTACCAGGAGATGCTCGCAGCCGGCGTCGCCCGCGAGGTCGCCCGCGCGGTGCTCCCCGTAGGCCTCTTCTCCTCGATGTACGCCACGTGTAACGCACGCTCGCTGATGCACTTCCTCGGCCTGCGCACGCAGCACGAGTTGGCCAAGGTCCCGTCCTTCCCGCAGCGGGAGATCGAGATGGTCGGCGAGAAGATGGAGGAGCAGTGGGCCAAGCTCATGCCGCTCACCTACGCCGCCTTCAATGCCAACGGTCGTGTCGCCCCGTAG
- the dapB gene encoding 4-hydroxy-tetrahydrodipicolinate reductase, whose translation MSKLRVAVLGAKGRIGAEAVRAVEAAEDMELVAALGRGDTLEALTASGAQVAVELTTPASVMDNLDFCVRHGIHAVVGTTGWTDERLAQLNGWLAKSPETGVLIAPNFSIGAVLTMKFAQIAAPYFESVEVIELHHPNKVDAPSGTATRTAQLIAEARAKAGSAPAPDATTTPLDGARGANVDGIPVHAVRLRGLLAHQEVLLGGEGETLTVRHDSLHHSSFMPGILLGARRVVTTPGLTFGLEHFLDLG comes from the coding sequence ATGAGCAAGCTGCGCGTGGCGGTCCTCGGTGCCAAGGGCCGCATCGGCGCCGAGGCGGTACGAGCCGTCGAGGCCGCCGAGGACATGGAACTGGTGGCCGCCCTGGGCCGGGGCGACACCCTGGAGGCGCTCACGGCTTCGGGCGCCCAGGTCGCGGTCGAACTGACCACGCCCGCCTCGGTGATGGACAACCTCGACTTCTGCGTACGGCACGGCATCCACGCCGTCGTCGGTACGACGGGCTGGACCGACGAACGCCTCGCGCAGCTGAACGGCTGGTTGGCGAAGTCGCCGGAGACGGGCGTCCTCATCGCGCCCAACTTCTCCATCGGCGCCGTGCTCACCATGAAGTTCGCGCAGATCGCCGCGCCCTACTTCGAGTCGGTCGAGGTCATCGAACTGCACCACCCGAACAAGGTGGATGCCCCCAGCGGCACCGCGACCCGCACGGCCCAGCTCATCGCGGAGGCGCGGGCCAAGGCGGGCTCGGCCCCCGCGCCGGACGCCACGACCACCCCCCTGGACGGCGCGCGTGGTGCGAACGTCGACGGCATCCCCGTGCACGCCGTCCGGCTGCGCGGCCTGCTGGCCCACCAGGAGGTCCTGCTGGGCGGCGAGGGCGAGACGCTGACCGTCCGCCACGATTCGCTCCACCACAGCAGCTTCATGCCGGGCATCCTGCTCGGCGCCCGCCGCGTGGTGACGACCCCGGGCCTCACCTTCGGCCTGGAGCACTTCCTGGACCTCGGCTGA